Part of the Fibrobacter sp. genome, CAGGTCGTCAAAGTTGATGGCGACCGCAACCTGATCTTCGTCCGCGGCGCAGTCCCGGGTGCTAAGAACAGCATTATCGTGGTGAGGAAAGACTAATGGCATCTGCAAAGCTTTTCGCCGCTACCGGCGATTTTAAGAATGATATTCAGCTCCCGGCAATGTTCGATGCAGAAGTCAACAAGGTCTGCATGTACTTGCACATCAAGGCTATCTTGAACAATCAGCGTCAGGGCAATGCCAAGACCAAGACCAAGTCCGAAGTTTCCGGCGGTGGTCAGAAGCCTTGGAAGCAGAAGGGCACCGGTCGTGCTCGTTCTGGTCAGAACACCTCTGCTGTTTGGGTTCGTGGTGCTAAGGCTCATGGCCCGAAGGTTCATGACTACTTCGAAAAGGTTAACAAGAAGGTCAAGAAGATCGCTTTCCACTCTGCTCTTGCTGCTAAGGCTGCTGAAGGCAAGGTGATGGTGTTCGAAGCTCTCAGCTTCGCTGCTCCGAAGACTAAGGATCTCCTCTCCGTTCTCGTTAAGGCTGGTTTGGAACAGCGCAACGCTCTCTTCATCGTGAGCGAAAAGGACGCTAACCTCTACCTGTCCTCCAACAACATTCCTTGGTGCCGTTGCGCACGCGTTGCCGATGTCAACACTTATGATGTCGTCCGTGCTAACAACGTCGTCATCTCTCAGGCTGCTCTTGCAGAACTTGAAGGAGGCCGCTAATGGCTGAAATTCACGAAATTCTGGTTGCTCCGCACATCACCGAAGAAACTGCCAAGATCATGGTTG contains:
- the rplD gene encoding 50S ribosomal protein L4 gives rise to the protein MASAKLFAATGDFKNDIQLPAMFDAEVNKVCMYLHIKAILNNQRQGNAKTKTKSEVSGGGQKPWKQKGTGRARSGQNTSAVWVRGAKAHGPKVHDYFEKVNKKVKKIAFHSALAAKAAEGKVMVFEALSFAAPKTKDLLSVLVKAGLEQRNALFIVSEKDANLYLSSNNIPWCRCARVADVNTYDVVRANNVVISQAALAELEGGR